A stretch of the Clostridiales bacterium genome encodes the following:
- a CDS encoding DegV family protein encodes MKVRMTADSTCDLSPDLLRKYQVGIVPLSVIIDGQVFHDGVDVTPRDIFRASDAGKAVRTAAVNTYEYKEFFNEQLKKADQLVHVCISSEFSTCYADACEASKDMDNVFVVDSRNLSTGSGLLVLEGAEMAERGMDGAEIARILRERTKLVDASFTVRTVDYLRRGGRCSGMEALGAKLLHIRPSIIVTDGKMHPGEKYRGRVEHYLKHYIEDRLADDSSIDFKRVFVTHSPSEEGMVSYAIEKIKSYGLFREVLETTAGCTICCHCGPDTLGILFMRKNKE; translated from the coding sequence ATGAAAGTACGGATGACTGCGGACAGCACCTGTGACCTGAGCCCGGATCTTCTCCGGAAGTACCAGGTCGGAATTGTACCGCTGAGCGTGATTATTGACGGGCAGGTTTTCCACGATGGCGTGGACGTGACGCCCCGGGACATTTTCCGGGCATCGGATGCCGGGAAAGCGGTGCGGACAGCCGCGGTGAACACCTATGAATACAAGGAATTCTTCAATGAGCAGCTGAAGAAGGCCGACCAGCTGGTGCACGTATGCATCAGCAGCGAGTTCTCCACCTGCTACGCGGATGCGTGCGAAGCCTCCAAGGATATGGACAACGTGTTTGTTGTGGACAGCCGGAACCTTTCGACGGGCAGCGGACTGCTGGTGCTGGAAGGCGCCGAGATGGCTGAGCGGGGCATGGACGGCGCGGAGATCGCCCGGATCCTGCGGGAACGGACCAAGCTGGTGGATGCCAGCTTCACCGTACGCACGGTGGACTACCTGCGCCGGGGCGGACGCTGCAGCGGGATGGAAGCGCTGGGCGCGAAGCTGCTGCATATCCGGCCTTCCATTATTGTGACGGATGGCAAAATGCATCCCGGCGAAAAATACCGCGGCCGGGTGGAGCATTACCTGAAGCACTATATCGAAGACCGGCTGGCCGATGACAGCAGCATCGATTTCAAGCGGGTATTTGTAACCCATTCCCCCAGCGAGGAAGGCATGGTCAGCTACGCGATCGAGAAGATCAAGAGCTACGGCCTGTTCCGGGAAGTGCTGGAAACAACCGCCGGATGCACCATCTGCTGCCACTGCGGGCCGGATACGCTGGGCATCCTGTTCATGCGGAAGAATAAGGAATAA